In Rickettsiella endosymbiont of Aleochara curtula, one genomic interval encodes:
- the pepN gene encoding aminopeptidase N, producing MTELKTTFLKDYTPPSFLINTVELTFKLDEDLTQVNSRLTFIRNSVPENKNKSLILQGENCELIFIKLNGRSLSSKEYQLKDNELTIFHVPDQFILEIENRIKPKENTALSGLYVSRGIFCTQCEAEGFRRITYFLDRPDVLARYTTTIIADKSKYPILLSNGNKITEQNLANNQHSITWEDPFKKPSYLFALVAGDLEYIQDEFLTQSQRKIILQIFSEKGEKNKCHHAMDSLKKAMHWDEQAYGREYDLDIFMIAVIDDFNMGAMENKGLNIFNAQTILADPNSAADADYSYITKVVGHEYFHNWTGDRITCRDWFQLSLKEGLTVFREQEFSESIGNPATERISTVRQLRAMQFAEDAGPLAHPVQPDSYIEINNFYTMTVYEKGAEIIRMMKVLVGPELFRKGMDDYFNSHDGQAVTIEDFVKSIEKGSSYDLQQFRRWYKQSGTPELQVDYHYSAEEKTFDLILKQHCPATPGQPTKKPFYIPLVMALLSPEGQAFNLQLVGDDKPMGTQCTLKLRESEHVFQFINVDAKPIPSLLRNFSAPVKLKVKYSDEDLAFLMQSDTDGFNRWDAAQELASRIVLRRIRSSAAMEDSAVNQLIEGYKILFADNKQDSKDLLAELLSLPSEATFAEQMPIIDIDGIHEEREWLRFQCVKKLENNFLHCYQACHDLTPYVFDKQSVTNRRLANISLNYLMLLQDPNVHHLCVEHYKKADNLTDRIVALSEIVSHNLSQRDRFLKEFYEKNSANSLVVCKWLAIQARAPLPDTLHQVKKLLKHPAFDWKNPNKIRSLIGVFCSENRSQFHDRSGAGYVFLSEQIQQLDPINPQIAARLVKPFTQWKRFDIDRQTLMHDQLEKLIKIPGLSADVYEMVSKSLL from the coding sequence ATGACTGAATTAAAAACTACCTTTCTTAAAGATTACACCCCACCTAGTTTTTTGATAAATACCGTTGAATTAACCTTTAAGTTAGATGAAGATTTAACGCAAGTTAATTCTCGTTTGACATTCATTCGTAACTCGGTGCCAGAAAATAAAAATAAATCTCTGATTTTGCAAGGTGAAAATTGCGAATTGATTTTTATTAAACTTAATGGACGATCTTTATCAAGCAAAGAATATCAACTCAAAGATAATGAATTAACTATTTTTCACGTGCCCGATCAGTTTATTCTTGAAATTGAAAATAGAATTAAACCTAAAGAAAATACCGCATTAAGTGGATTGTATGTTTCCCGAGGAATTTTTTGTACTCAATGTGAAGCGGAAGGTTTTCGGCGCATCACTTATTTTTTAGATAGACCCGACGTATTAGCGCGCTACACCACTACTATTATTGCCGACAAATCAAAATACCCCATTTTATTATCCAATGGTAATAAAATTACAGAGCAAAATTTAGCGAATAATCAACATTCTATTACTTGGGAAGATCCTTTTAAAAAACCTAGTTATTTATTTGCTTTGGTTGCGGGTGATTTAGAATATATTCAAGATGAATTTTTAACTCAATCGCAGCGTAAAATAATTTTACAGATTTTTTCTGAAAAGGGAGAGAAAAATAAGTGCCATCACGCCATGGATTCTTTAAAAAAAGCCATGCATTGGGATGAGCAAGCCTATGGTCGCGAATATGATTTAGATATCTTCATGATTGCGGTTATCGATGACTTTAATATGGGGGCCATGGAAAATAAGGGACTTAATATTTTTAATGCACAGACTATTTTGGCGGATCCGAATTCAGCAGCTGACGCGGATTATAGCTATATTACTAAAGTGGTAGGACATGAGTATTTTCATAATTGGACCGGTGATCGCATTACCTGTCGTGATTGGTTTCAGCTGAGTCTTAAGGAAGGCTTGACGGTGTTTCGCGAACAAGAATTTAGTGAATCTATTGGCAATCCTGCTACTGAACGCATCAGTACAGTAAGACAATTAAGAGCTATGCAGTTTGCAGAGGATGCCGGCCCTCTAGCTCATCCCGTGCAACCCGACTCTTATATTGAGATCAATAATTTTTACACCATGACGGTGTATGAAAAAGGTGCTGAAATCATTCGCATGATGAAGGTCTTAGTGGGTCCAGAATTATTTCGTAAAGGTATGGATGATTATTTTAATTCTCATGATGGACAAGCCGTCACAATAGAAGATTTTGTTAAATCAATTGAGAAGGGGAGTAGTTACGATCTGCAACAATTTCGTCGTTGGTATAAGCAATCCGGCACACCCGAATTACAGGTTGATTATCATTATTCAGCGGAAGAAAAAACCTTTGACTTGATACTCAAACAACATTGTCCTGCCACACCGGGACAACCGACTAAAAAACCTTTTTATATCCCTTTGGTGATGGCTTTATTAAGTCCAGAAGGCCAAGCTTTTAATTTACAACTAGTCGGTGACGATAAGCCTATGGGGACACAATGCACATTAAAACTTAGAGAGTCTGAACATGTATTTCAGTTTATAAATGTCGATGCTAAACCAATTCCTTCTTTGCTGAGAAATTTTTCTGCACCAGTGAAACTTAAAGTTAAATATTCTGATGAAGATCTTGCATTTTTAATGCAGTCGGATACCGATGGTTTTAATCGCTGGGATGCTGCACAGGAGTTGGCGAGTCGAATAGTGTTGCGGCGTATTCGATCCTCAGCTGCTATGGAAGATTCAGCGGTTAATCAATTGATTGAGGGCTATAAAATTCTATTCGCTGATAATAAGCAGGATAGTAAGGATTTATTGGCAGAATTATTAAGCTTACCGAGTGAAGCTACTTTTGCCGAACAAATGCCTATTATTGATATCGATGGAATTCACGAAGAAAGAGAATGGTTACGCTTTCAATGCGTTAAAAAATTAGAAAATAATTTTTTACATTGTTATCAAGCCTGTCATGATTTAACACCTTATGTTTTTGATAAACAGTCGGTGACCAATCGACGTTTAGCTAACATAAGTTTAAACTATCTCATGTTATTGCAAGATCCTAATGTGCATCATCTCTGTGTGGAACATTATAAAAAAGCCGATAACCTAACCGATAGAATTGTGGCATTAAGCGAAATAGTTAGCCATAACTTATCGCAACGAGACCGCTTTTTAAAAGAGTTTTATGAAAAAAATTCAGCTAATTCTTTAGTGGTTTGTAAATGGTTAGCGATACAAGCGCGTGCTCCATTGCCAGATACCTTGCATCAGGTTAAAAAATTACTGAAGCATCCTGCTTTTGATTGGAAGAATCCGAATAAAATTCGATCCTTGATAGGTGTTTTTTGTTCAGAAAATCGTAGTCAATTTCACGATCGTTCAGGCGCAGGTTATGTATTTTTAAGTGAACAAATACAGCAGCTTGATCCTATCAATCCTCAGATAGCGGCGCGTTTAGTAAAACCTTTTACGCAATGGAAGCGTTTTGATATCGATCGTCAAACCTTGATGCATGATCAACTAGAAAAGCTCATTAAAATACCGGGGCTTTCTGCAGATGTGTATGAGATGGTCAGTAAGAGCTTACTATAA
- a CDS encoding DMT family transporter, translated as MVKHLKRIGSAKKRKLALLYLVIGAVAIGFAPIFVRLSEVGPIATGFWRVAIAFPILTLLSIGQGYTRPDDRHAPVLKDYLWLLFSGVLFGGDLATWHLSIQYTTIANSTLIANFSPILIALWGWIVLRKPPQKKLVVGLLLAILGIAVLIHPSLHMDKNIRMGDGLAFITAFFYAGYLLVLNRARKKFTAFSSMAISTFASMLTLLIITCLSGELAIPQTETAWIILFALALFAHILGQGLIAYALPYLPVTFSSTALLIQPMVAAIAGWYFFSEYLGFSQMIGMLIALIGIFLAKQTI; from the coding sequence ATGGTCAAGCATTTAAAAAGAATTGGTTCAGCGAAAAAACGTAAACTTGCCCTTTTGTATTTAGTGATAGGGGCTGTAGCGATAGGTTTTGCTCCTATTTTTGTCCGATTAAGCGAAGTAGGTCCGATTGCGACGGGGTTTTGGCGGGTAGCTATCGCCTTTCCTATTTTAACCTTACTATCTATAGGACAAGGTTATACACGCCCTGATGATAGGCATGCACCGGTTTTAAAAGATTATCTTTGGTTATTATTTTCGGGTGTTTTATTTGGCGGCGATCTGGCCACCTGGCATCTTTCTATTCAATATACGACCATCGCCAATTCGACTTTAATTGCTAACTTTTCGCCCATCCTTATCGCTTTATGGGGATGGATCGTTTTACGCAAGCCGCCACAAAAAAAATTAGTCGTTGGTTTATTATTAGCCATTTTAGGTATTGCCGTCTTAATTCACCCTAGCTTGCATATGGACAAAAATATTCGCATGGGTGATGGATTAGCCTTTATCACCGCTTTTTTCTATGCTGGTTACCTATTAGTACTAAATCGAGCGCGTAAAAAATTTACAGCCTTTTCAAGTATGGCAATATCAACTTTTGCCAGCATGCTCACTTTGCTTATCATCACCTGCCTATCCGGAGAACTTGCCATCCCACAAACAGAAACGGCCTGGATCATTTTATTTGCTTTAGCTTTGTTTGCACATATTTTAGGCCAAGGATTGATTGCATATGCCTTACCCTATTTACCGGTGACCTTCTCATCAACTGCTTTGCTTATCCAACCGATGGTGGCTGCGATAGCAGGCTGGTATTTCTTTTCAGAGTATCTAGGTTTCAGTCAAATGATCGGTATGCTAATCGCTTTAATAGGTATCTTTTTAGCTAAACAGACCATTTAA